A window of Komagataeibacter medellinensis NBRC 3288 contains these coding sequences:
- the proS gene encoding proline--tRNA ligase, which yields MRLSRSFLPTLKENPSEAQITSHRLMLRAGMIRQTAAGIYAWLPTGLRVLRNIANIVRQEQDAIGAQELLMPTMQSADLWKRSGRYDAYGPEMLRIQDRHERDMLFGPTNEEMVTDLFGQAIKSYKELPQVLYQIQWKFRDEVRPRFGVMRGREFYMKDAYSFDLDHAAAVDTYRRMMLSYLRTFQRLGVRAIPMRADTGPIGGELSHEFLILAPTGESGVFFDSALEEQDWVGENIDVNDRDALGAFFTHLTSFYAATDEMHDEAAWASVPAERRREGRGIEVGHIFNFGRKYTQSMDIAVSGPDGAPLHPEMGSYGIGVSRLVAAIIEASHDENGIIWPESVAPFRAVIINLKNGDTQCDAICEQLYAAAPGHLLYDDRAERAGAKFADADLLGHPWQLIVGPRGAKEGKVEVKNRRTGERTEETVEGALALIQKTGC from the coding sequence ATGCGTCTGTCCCGCAGCTTTCTCCCCACTCTCAAGGAAAACCCGAGTGAAGCCCAGATCACCTCGCACCGGCTCATGCTGCGTGCGGGTATGATCCGGCAGACAGCGGCGGGAATTTATGCCTGGCTGCCAACGGGGCTGCGGGTCCTGCGCAATATCGCCAATATCGTCCGCCAGGAGCAGGATGCCATCGGCGCCCAGGAACTGCTCATGCCCACCATGCAGTCGGCTGATCTGTGGAAGCGTTCGGGCCGGTACGATGCCTATGGCCCCGAAATGCTGCGTATCCAGGACCGTCACGAGCGCGACATGCTGTTCGGCCCCACCAACGAGGAAATGGTGACCGACCTGTTTGGCCAGGCCATCAAGTCCTACAAGGAACTGCCGCAGGTGCTCTACCAGATCCAGTGGAAGTTCCGTGACGAGGTCCGCCCCCGCTTTGGCGTGATGCGCGGGCGCGAGTTCTACATGAAGGACGCCTACAGCTTCGATCTGGACCACGCGGCGGCGGTCGATACCTACCGGCGCATGATGCTGTCCTACCTGCGCACCTTCCAGCGCCTGGGCGTGCGCGCGATCCCCATGCGGGCCGATACCGGACCGATCGGTGGCGAGCTGAGCCATGAATTCCTGATCCTCGCCCCCACGGGGGAGAGCGGCGTGTTCTTTGACAGCGCGCTGGAGGAACAGGACTGGGTGGGCGAAAACATTGATGTGAATGACCGCGACGCGCTGGGGGCGTTCTTTACCCACCTGACCTCCTTCTACGCAGCAACAGACGAAATGCATGACGAGGCAGCATGGGCCAGCGTGCCAGCCGAACGCCGGCGCGAGGGCAGGGGCATCGAAGTCGGGCATATCTTCAACTTCGGGCGTAAATATACCCAGTCGATGGACATCGCGGTCAGCGGCCCCGATGGCGCGCCGCTGCACCCGGAGATGGGGTCGTATGGCATTGGTGTCTCCCGCCTTGTCGCGGCCATCATCGAGGCCAGCCATGATGAGAACGGCATCATCTGGCCGGAATCGGTAGCCCCCTTCCGCGCCGTCATCATCAACCTCAAAAATGGTGATACGCAGTGCGATGCCATCTGTGAGCAGCTTTATGCCGCAGCCCCCGGCCACCTGCTGTATGATGACCGTGCCGAGCGCGCGGGTGCCAAGTTTGCCGATGCCGACCTGCTGGGCCATCCGTGGCAGTTGATTGTCGGCCCGCGTGGTGCCAAGGAAGGCAAGGTCGAGGTCAAGAACCGCCGTACTGGCGAACGCACCGAAGAGACGGTGGAAGGGGCGTTAGCCCTTATCCA
- a CDS encoding ribonuclease J, translating into MNDVTGVSFLPLGGTGEIGMNLNLYRQGETWLAVDCGIGFSGNDTPEAEIILPDPVFIAERRKALAGLVVTHAHEDHLGAIAHLWPQLGCPVYVTPFAAAVLRRKLGEAGLVQQVPIHVVAPGSAFTVGPFDLRFVSVTHSVPESQSLVLRTPQGIIVHTGDWKIDPDPQVGPPTDLETFAALGREGVLAMVCDSTNVRTEGPSASEADVRREMTRLIASLEGRIAVTCFASNVARVETLAKAAQAAGRRVAVVGRSLRNLEVAARECGYLSDVPQFLSEQDANSVPDGQILLIVTGSQGEPRSALSRIASDTHPNISLGEGDTVIYSSRMIPGNEQAVIQVQDNLTRRGVRVITDKDHLVHVSGHATGGDVRKLYDLVRPRFLIPVHGEWRHLTANAAIAQELDIEPVLLEDGDILDIRSDGVEIGDTAPTGRLVLDGGRILPMNGGVLAARRRMLFNGMVLGSFAVDDEGYLIGDPKVSAPGLLDMEDPETQRVTEEFGNALDEIPDELRANDATFREAAKTALRRALGRKLQKRPQVDVHLLRV; encoded by the coding sequence ATGAATGATGTAACAGGCGTTTCATTTCTTCCACTAGGCGGAACCGGCGAAATTGGCATGAATCTCAACCTGTACCGGCAGGGCGAGACATGGCTTGCGGTGGATTGCGGTATTGGCTTCAGCGGCAACGACACGCCGGAAGCCGAGATTATCCTGCCCGACCCGGTGTTCATTGCCGAACGCCGCAAGGCGCTGGCGGGCCTTGTGGTCACCCATGCGCATGAGGACCATCTGGGGGCGATCGCCCACCTGTGGCCGCAGCTTGGCTGCCCGGTCTATGTCACCCCGTTTGCCGCCGCCGTGCTGCGCCGCAAACTGGGGGAGGCAGGACTGGTCCAGCAGGTGCCGATCCACGTCGTGGCGCCGGGCAGCGCCTTTACGGTTGGGCCATTCGACCTGCGCTTCGTGTCCGTGACCCATTCGGTGCCCGAATCCCAGTCGCTGGTGCTGCGCACGCCGCAGGGCATTATCGTCCACACCGGTGATTGGAAGATTGATCCCGACCCGCAGGTCGGCCCCCCCACTGATCTTGAAACCTTTGCCGCACTGGGGCGCGAAGGCGTGCTGGCCATGGTGTGCGACAGCACCAATGTGCGCACTGAAGGCCCTTCCGCATCCGAAGCCGACGTACGGCGCGAGATGACCCGCCTAATCGCCTCCCTTGAGGGGCGGATCGCGGTCACCTGCTTTGCCAGTAACGTCGCCCGCGTGGAAACGCTGGCCAAGGCAGCACAGGCCGCTGGCCGCCGGGTGGCCGTGGTGGGGCGCAGCCTGCGCAATCTGGAAGTCGCGGCGCGTGAGTGTGGCTACCTGTCCGATGTGCCGCAGTTCCTGTCCGAGCAGGACGCCAATTCCGTGCCCGATGGCCAGATTCTGCTGATCGTGACCGGAAGCCAGGGGGAGCCGCGCTCCGCTCTGTCACGCATTGCATCCGACACCCACCCCAACATCTCGCTGGGGGAAGGCGATACGGTCATCTACAGCAGTCGCATGATCCCCGGTAACGAGCAGGCCGTGATTCAGGTGCAGGACAACCTGACCCGGCGCGGCGTGCGCGTGATTACCGACAAGGACCACCTTGTGCATGTGTCGGGCCACGCCACGGGGGGCGACGTGCGTAAGCTGTATGACCTTGTGCGTCCGCGTTTCCTGATCCCGGTGCATGGCGAGTGGCGTCACCTGACCGCCAATGCCGCCATTGCGCAGGAACTCGATATCGAGCCAGTGCTGCTGGAAGATGGCGATATCCTTGATATCCGTTCCGATGGCGTGGAAATTGGCGATACCGCACCCACCGGGCGGCTGGTGCTTGATGGCGGGCGTATCCTGCCCATGAATGGCGGCGTGCTGGCTGCGCGCCGGCGCATGCTGTTCAACGGCATGGTGCTGGGCAGCTTTGCGGTAGATGATGAAGGCTACCTGATCGGTGACCCCAAGGTCAGCGCGCCGGGCCTGCTGGATATGGAAGACCCCGAGACGCAGCGGGTTACGGAAGAATTTGGCAACGCGCTGGATGAAATTCCTGATGAACTGCGCGCCAATGACGCCACCTTCCGCGAGGCGGCAAAAACCGCCCTGCGCCGCGCCCTGGGCCGCAAGCTGCAGAAGCGCCCGCAGGTGGATGTGCACTTGCTGCGCGTCTGA
- a CDS encoding biotin--[acetyl-CoA-carboxylase] ligase has protein sequence MTSIPASLSHRRIPRSDGRAWQMEIYGTLGSTSDTCKARLDAGKGVDGLAILALSQTAGRGSRGRQWADPGGNLALSVMLVGQGTEVPVGLWPFIAGLAMHDAMADYLPANHALQLKWPNDLLLAGRKMAGILIEAGTCATGARWQVIGMGANLRHAPAIAGRELACLADATPDVPGAPDMACAVLRHLDRWLGCYVSYGFGAVRAAWLERGHPVGTAVNVTAGNRQFSGTFAGLADDGTLLLQTPHGLCHVVTGEVMVARTG, from the coding sequence ATGACCTCCATCCCGGCCTCCCTCTCCCATCGGCGCATCCCCCGCAGCGATGGCAGGGCCTGGCAGATGGAAATATACGGCACGCTGGGATCGACATCCGATACGTGCAAGGCCCGGCTTGATGCGGGGAAGGGGGTGGATGGCCTTGCCATCCTTGCCCTGAGCCAGACCGCCGGGCGGGGCAGCAGGGGGCGGCAATGGGCCGATCCGGGAGGCAACCTCGCACTTTCCGTTATGCTGGTGGGACAGGGGACGGAGGTGCCGGTGGGTCTGTGGCCGTTCATTGCGGGGCTGGCGATGCATGATGCGATGGCCGACTACCTGCCTGCCAACCATGCACTGCAACTGAAATGGCCCAATGACCTGTTGCTCGCGGGCCGCAAGATGGCGGGCATCCTGATCGAGGCCGGAACCTGCGCCACGGGTGCGCGCTGGCAGGTGATCGGCATGGGGGCCAACCTGCGGCATGCCCCGGCCATTGCAGGGCGTGAACTGGCCTGCCTGGCTGATGCGACCCCAGATGTGCCAGGTGCGCCAGATATGGCATGCGCGGTGCTGCGCCATCTGGACCGCTGGCTTGGCTGTTATGTCAGTTATGGCTTTGGCGCGGTGCGCGCAGCATGGCTGGAGCGCGGACACCCGGTTGGCACAGCCGTGAACGTAACGGCGGGGAACCGGCAGTTTTCTGGCACGTTTGCAGGTCTGGCAGATGATGGCACCCTGCTGCTGCAGACCCCCCACGGCCTGTGTCACGTCGTGACCGGCGAGGTCATGGTGGCACGCACGGGTTGA
- the nuoN gene encoding NADH-quinone oxidoreductase subunit NuoN: protein MNWTLALPEIVLALSGLVILLAGVMQKRGQAFFSCTMMTLLALVVTGILVVFTPDGTGYGHVFVNDGFARFMKVLSLTGAALSLVLSVGYAREMEIDKFEFPVLIAFSTLGTMIMASSGNLMTLFVGLELSSLAIYILCAFARDRVTAAEAGLKYFVLGSLASGLLLYGISLAYGFGGTLEYAGLQQAVRGSAVLPAGLMVGIVFVLVGLCFKLSMVPFHMWTPDVYQGAPSSVTAYMAGAPKVAAFAVLLRVMAGPFGSMTPQWQLLIEVVSAASMLFGSLAAIPQVNIKRLMAYSSIGHMGYAMIGLAAGTAEGTRGTLVYLVTYLFMNVGAFAGIVAMRRKGHAVSRISDLAGLGRSDPGLALAMAVFMFSMAGAPPLAGFFGKLMVFYAAINAQLYGLAAIGIISSVIGAYYYVRVVKVMFFDAPAPALDRTPVSVSFVSVGMGLVTVFFIVALGPVATAAQAAAGALFR from the coding sequence ATGAACTGGACACTTGCTCTGCCCGAAATCGTGCTGGCCCTGTCGGGGCTGGTCATCCTGCTGGCCGGGGTGATGCAGAAGCGCGGGCAGGCCTTCTTCTCCTGTACCATGATGACGCTGCTGGCGTTGGTGGTCACCGGCATCCTTGTGGTGTTCACGCCTGATGGCACCGGCTACGGACATGTCTTTGTCAATGACGGATTTGCCCGCTTCATGAAGGTGCTCAGCCTGACCGGGGCCGCACTCTCGCTGGTGCTGAGCGTGGGTTATGCGCGGGAGATGGAAATCGATAAGTTCGAGTTCCCTGTCCTGATCGCGTTTTCCACGCTGGGTACGATGATTATGGCGTCCTCGGGCAATCTCATGACGCTGTTCGTGGGGCTAGAGCTTTCGTCGCTGGCTATCTACATCCTGTGCGCCTTCGCGCGTGATCGGGTTACGGCGGCGGAAGCGGGGCTGAAGTATTTCGTGCTCGGCTCGCTGGCGTCGGGGTTACTGCTTTATGGTATCTCGCTGGCCTATGGCTTTGGCGGCACGCTGGAATATGCGGGGCTGCAGCAGGCGGTACGTGGCAGTGCGGTACTGCCGGCCGGGCTTATGGTGGGTATTGTGTTCGTGCTGGTGGGGCTGTGCTTCAAGCTGTCCATGGTGCCGTTCCATATGTGGACACCGGATGTGTACCAGGGTGCCCCCAGTTCAGTCACCGCCTATATGGCGGGGGCACCCAAGGTTGCGGCGTTTGCGGTGCTGCTGCGGGTCATGGCCGGTCCTTTTGGCAGCATGACGCCGCAATGGCAGCTGCTGATTGAAGTGGTGTCCGCAGCTTCCATGCTGTTCGGTTCGCTTGCGGCCATTCCGCAGGTCAATATCAAGCGGCTCATGGCCTATTCCTCCATCGGGCATATGGGTTATGCCATGATCGGCCTGGCCGCTGGCACGGCGGAGGGCACGCGTGGCACGCTGGTCTACCTTGTGACCTACCTGTTCATGAATGTGGGTGCCTTTGCCGGCATCGTGGCCATGCGGCGCAAGGGCCATGCGGTCAGCCGCATCAGTGATCTGGCGGGGCTGGGGCGCAGCGACCCGGGTCTGGCGCTGGCCATGGCGGTATTCATGTTCTCGATGGCGGGCGCGCCGCCGCTGGCCGGTTTCTTTGGCAAGCTGATGGTGTTTTACGCCGCCATCAATGCACAGCTTTACGGGCTGGCAGCAATTGGTATCATCAGCAGTGTGATCGGGGCCTATTACTACGTGCGCGTGGTCAAGGTCATGTTCTTCGATGCACCAGCCCCGGCGCTGGATCGCACGCCGGTTTCCGTATCGTTCGTATCGGTCGGGATGGGACTGGTGACCGTTTTCTTCATCGTGGCACTTGGCCCGGTCGCAACAGCGGCACAGGCGGCCGCAGGTGCATTGTTCAGGTAG
- the nuoL gene encoding NADH-quinone oxidoreductase subunit L, with protein MQTASFLFEVAVFAPLVGFLLAGGFGHLMGDTAARALTIALMACAALAAIGVLGFEMGDVGTFVVPVADWVHAAGFRADWQLRMDMLSVSVVAMVTVVSLLVHVYSVGYMAHEARPVYRFFSYLSLFTFAMLMLVTSDNLLQLFFGWEGVGLASYLLIGYWYDRPSACAAAIKAFVVNRVADLFFLLGISLIFIRLGSVSYDDIFAAIPYHVNDTFALFGTHPLYEVIATLLFIGAMGKSAQLFLHTWLPDAMEGPTPVSALIHAATMVTAGIFLMVRMSPLVELAPVTRDLIILVGGTTSFFAATVGLVQPDIKRTIAYSTCSQLGYMFVAVGVGAYQASMFHLTTHAFFKALLFLGAGCVIHAVHDEQDMFRMGGLWRKIPLTYAAMWIGSLALAGIFPFAGYWSKDAILEAAWMSGSAMGHYGWVMGCITAFLTALYSWRLIFLVFHGAPRDAHLNEGAHESPPSMLMPLAVLSFGAVVAGVVLAPFYIGVHQVAFWNGAITSMPGHDIMARLEETPGFIALVPTIAAVAGIAVAYVCYIASPGIPASMARGLRPLYLFLLNKWYFDELYAFIFVRPYRALARFLWKGVDEDVVEGIPEGLARLAAGSAGQAVRVQTGSIAVYAFSMLIGLVVLLSTMLFAR; from the coding sequence ATGCAGACGGCATCCTTCCTGTTTGAAGTGGCGGTGTTCGCGCCCCTTGTCGGCTTTCTGCTTGCCGGTGGCTTCGGCCACCTTATGGGGGATACGGCGGCGCGTGCGCTGACCATAGCCCTCATGGCGTGCGCCGCACTTGCCGCCATTGGCGTGCTAGGCTTCGAGATGGGCGATGTGGGCACATTTGTCGTGCCGGTGGCCGACTGGGTGCATGCGGCAGGTTTCCGGGCTGACTGGCAACTGCGTATGGACATGCTTTCGGTCAGTGTGGTGGCCATGGTCACCGTGGTCTCGCTGCTGGTGCATGTATATAGCGTGGGCTACATGGCGCATGAGGCACGGCCGGTTTACCGTTTCTTCTCCTATCTGTCGCTATTCACCTTCGCCATGCTGATGCTGGTGACATCAGACAATCTGCTTCAGCTTTTCTTTGGCTGGGAAGGGGTGGGGCTCGCCAGTTATCTGCTGATCGGCTACTGGTACGACCGGCCTTCCGCCTGTGCCGCCGCCATCAAGGCGTTTGTGGTCAATCGCGTGGCCGACCTGTTCTTCCTGCTGGGCATCTCGCTCATCTTCATCCGGCTGGGCAGCGTGTCGTATGACGATATTTTCGCGGCTATCCCTTACCATGTGAATGATACGTTCGCGCTGTTCGGCACGCATCCGCTGTATGAGGTGATCGCGACGCTGCTGTTCATTGGTGCCATGGGCAAGTCAGCGCAGCTGTTCCTGCACACCTGGCTTCCCGATGCGATGGAAGGGCCGACCCCGGTTTCCGCCCTGATCCATGCAGCTACCATGGTTACGGCAGGCATCTTCCTTATGGTGCGCATGTCGCCGCTGGTGGAACTGGCACCCGTAACCCGCGACCTGATCATTCTTGTTGGTGGCACTACCAGTTTCTTTGCCGCCACTGTGGGGCTGGTGCAGCCCGACATCAAGCGCACCATCGCCTATTCCACCTGCTCGCAGTTGGGCTACATGTTCGTGGCCGTTGGCGTGGGGGCGTATCAGGCGTCGATGTTCCACCTGACCACGCATGCGTTTTTCAAGGCACTCCTGTTCCTTGGCGCGGGCTGCGTGATCCACGCCGTGCATGATGAGCAGGACATGTTCCGCATGGGCGGACTATGGCGGAAAATCCCGCTCACTTACGCTGCCATGTGGATCGGTAGCCTCGCACTGGCCGGTATCTTCCCCTTTGCCGGTTACTGGTCGAAGGATGCGATTCTGGAGGCTGCGTGGATGTCGGGCTCTGCCATGGGGCATTATGGCTGGGTCATGGGGTGTATCACCGCGTTCCTGACCGCGTTGTACAGCTGGCGGCTGATTTTCCTGGTCTTTCATGGCGCGCCGCGTGATGCACACCTGAATGAAGGCGCGCATGAAAGCCCGCCTTCCATGCTCATGCCGCTGGCTGTGCTGTCCTTTGGCGCGGTGGTGGCGGGAGTTGTGCTTGCACCCTTCTATATCGGTGTCCATCAGGTAGCGTTCTGGAACGGAGCGATTACGTCCATGCCCGGCCACGACATCATGGCAAGACTGGAGGAGACGCCGGGCTTCATTGCGCTGGTGCCGACCATAGCTGCGGTGGCGGGCATTGCGGTGGCGTATGTGTGTTACATCGCAAGTCCCGGTATCCCGGCGTCCATGGCGCGTGGCCTGCGTCCGCTTTATCTGTTCCTGCTCAACAAATGGTATTTTGACGAGTTGTACGCCTTCATCTTCGTTCGGCCCTATCGCGCACTCGCGCGCTTCCTGTGGAAGGGTGTGGATGAGGATGTGGTCGAAGGCATACCCGAAGGTCTGGCCCGCCTGGCCGCAGGCAGCGCCGGGCAGGCCGTGCGCGTGCAGACCGGGTCGATTGCCGTCTATGCCTTTTCCATGCTGATCGGGCTGGTGGTACTACTATCCACCATGCTGTTCGCCCGCTAA
- the nuoK gene encoding NADH-quinone oxidoreductase subunit NuoK produces MHSPIEAIGLAPYLSVGAILLVLGVFGIFLNRKNVIIILMSIELILLSANINFVAFSAATGDLSGQVMTLFVLTIAAAESAIGLAIVTVYFRNRGSIEVDDITMMKG; encoded by the coding sequence ATGCATAGCCCGATTGAGGCGATAGGCCTTGCACCCTATCTGAGCGTAGGCGCGATCCTGCTGGTTCTGGGGGTGTTCGGCATCTTCCTCAACCGCAAGAACGTCATCATCATCCTGATGTCGATCGAACTGATCCTGCTTTCGGCCAACATCAATTTCGTGGCGTTCTCGGCCGCGACCGGCGACCTGTCGGGCCAGGTGATGACGCTGTTCGTGCTGACCATTGCCGCAGCCGAGTCCGCCATCGGGCTGGCCATTGTCACGGTCTATTTCCGCAATCGCGGGTCGATCGAGGTCGACGATATTACGATGATGAAGGGGTAG
- a CDS encoding NADH-quinone oxidoreductase subunit J translates to MMTQIVFYVFAAVLVLSATMVVCARNPVHSVLFLILAFFNASGLFLIAGAEFLAMTLVIVYVGAVAVLFLFVVMMLDVNFTRMREGVQRYAPIGGLVGGVLLLELVMAFARWRSASNIDQIPHLVPSSPTRTNTAALGDVIYTHYIFLFQSCALVLLVAMIGAIVLTLRDRPTGRRQNIDRQHDRVVQDSLEMLQVPLGAGVAAQGGFLRPHESYDVAAVPGTYGTEAWRVREVAEEAQAVLVVTPPTESTKGQGDA, encoded by the coding sequence ATGATGACCCAGATTGTCTTCTACGTTTTCGCGGCGGTGCTGGTTCTGTCCGCCACCATGGTGGTATGCGCGCGTAATCCCGTGCATTCGGTGCTGTTTCTTATCCTTGCGTTCTTCAACGCGTCGGGGCTGTTCCTGATCGCGGGGGCCGAGTTCCTGGCGATGACGCTGGTCATTGTCTATGTCGGCGCGGTCGCGGTGCTGTTCCTGTTCGTGGTCATGATGCTGGATGTCAATTTCACCCGCATGCGTGAAGGCGTGCAGCGCTACGCGCCCATTGGCGGGCTGGTGGGCGGCGTACTGCTGTTGGAACTGGTCATGGCGTTTGCGCGCTGGCGCAGTGCCTCCAACATCGACCAGATCCCGCATCTGGTGCCTTCATCACCCACGCGCACCAACACGGCGGCGCTGGGGGATGTGATCTATACCCACTACATTTTCCTGTTCCAGTCCTGTGCGCTGGTGCTGCTGGTGGCCATGATTGGCGCAATCGTGCTGACCCTGCGCGACCGGCCAACCGGTCGCCGACAGAATATTGACCGTCAGCACGACCGCGTGGTGCAGGACTCGCTTGAGATGTTGCAGGTGCCCCTTGGCGCAGGTGTGGCGGCCCAGGGCGGCTTCCTGCGCCCGCATGAGAGTTACGACGTGGCCGCCGTGCCCGGCACCTACGGTACCGAAGCCTGGCGTGTGCGCGAGGTAGCGGAGGAAGCGCAGGCCGTACTTGTGGTTACGCCACCGACCGAAAGCACGAAAGGACAAGGCGATGCATAG
- the nuoI gene encoding NADH-quinone oxidoreductase subunit NuoI, protein MNSLGKAARSMLLTELVAGMSVTLKAFFKPKATINYPYEKGVLSPRFRGEHALRRYPNGEERCIACKLCEATCPAEAITIEAEPRDDGSRRTTRYDIDMTKCIYCGLCEEACPVDAIVEGPNYEFATETREELMYNKDKLLANGDRWESVLARRLELDAPYR, encoded by the coding sequence ATGAACAGTTTAGGCAAGGCCGCCCGCTCCATGCTGCTGACCGAACTGGTGGCAGGCATGAGTGTGACACTGAAGGCATTCTTCAAACCAAAGGCCACGATCAACTACCCTTACGAGAAGGGCGTGCTCTCGCCACGCTTCAGGGGCGAGCATGCGCTGCGCCGTTACCCCAATGGAGAGGAACGTTGCATTGCCTGCAAGCTGTGCGAGGCGACATGTCCCGCCGAGGCAATCACGATTGAGGCCGAACCGCGCGATGACGGCTCACGTCGCACCACGCGCTACGACATTGACATGACCAAGTGCATCTACTGTGGCCTGTGCGAGGAAGCCTGCCCGGTCGATGCCATTGTCGAAGGTCCAAATTACGAGTTCGCGACCGAAACCCGCGAAGAACTGATGTACAACAAGGACAAGCTTCTGGCCAACGGCGACCGCTGGGAAAGCGTGCTTGCCCGCAGGCTTGAACTTGATGCCCCGTACCGCTGA
- the nuoH gene encoding NADH-quinone oxidoreductase subunit NuoH has product MADFFFHTTLGQILLIVLESLAVLVPLLLGVAYLTLAERKVMAAMQLRKGPNVNGPFGVLQAFADAIKMLTKETVIPAGANRMLFLFAPFLTFSLAMIAWAVIPTGNGLAIANINVGILYLLAISSLGVYGMLIAGWASNSKYAFLGGLRSAAQMVSYEVSIGLVIVSVLLAVGSLNLNDIVLAQRHVWFCLPMFPMFIVFFISALAETNRAPFDLPEGESELVAGFFVEYSALAFGLFFLGEYANMFLMSGMVSILFLGGWLPPLGIAPFTWIPGPLWLIAKILFCLFVFIWVRATFPRYRYDQLMRLGWKVFLPFSLAWMVLSAGFLMVTGLLPGGAG; this is encoded by the coding sequence ATGGCGGATTTCTTCTTTCATACCACGCTGGGTCAGATCCTGCTGATCGTGCTGGAATCACTGGCGGTACTGGTGCCGCTGCTGCTGGGGGTAGCATATCTGACGCTGGCCGAGCGCAAGGTGATGGCCGCCATGCAGTTGCGCAAGGGGCCGAACGTGAACGGCCCGTTCGGCGTGCTGCAGGCTTTTGCCGATGCGATCAAGATGCTGACCAAGGAGACGGTCATCCCGGCGGGTGCAAACCGGATGCTGTTCCTGTTCGCTCCGTTCCTGACCTTCTCGCTCGCCATGATCGCATGGGCAGTTATTCCCACCGGTAACGGGCTGGCCATTGCCAACATCAATGTGGGCATCCTGTACCTGCTGGCCATCTCGTCACTTGGTGTTTACGGCATGCTGATCGCGGGGTGGGCGTCCAATTCCAAATATGCCTTCCTTGGTGGCCTGCGGTCGGCCGCGCAGATGGTGTCGTACGAGGTCTCGATCGGGCTGGTGATCGTGTCGGTGCTGTTGGCGGTGGGCAGTCTCAACCTCAATGACATCGTGCTGGCGCAGCGCCACGTGTGGTTCTGCCTGCCCATGTTCCCGATGTTCATCGTGTTTTTCATCTCCGCACTGGCCGAGACCAATCGTGCTCCTTTCGATCTGCCAGAAGGCGAGAGCGAACTGGTGGCGGGCTTCTTTGTCGAATATTCGGCCCTTGCGTTCGGCCTGTTCTTTTTGGGTGAATACGCGAACATGTTCCTGATGTCGGGCATGGTCAGTATCCTGTTCCTGGGTGGGTGGTTGCCCCCGCTGGGGATCGCGCCCTTTACATGGATACCGGGGCCTTTGTGGCTGATCGCCAAGATCCTGTTCTGCCTGTTCGTGTTTATCTGGGTGCGCGCGACATTTCCCCGCTACCGCTACGACCAGCTCATGCGGCTGGGCTGGAAAGTATTCCTGCCGTTCTCGCTGGCATGGATGGTGTTGAGCGCGGGTTTCCTGATGGTAACGGGCCTTCTGCCCGGAGGAGCAGGCTGA